The DNA segment TGGAGTTCTCGAATATATATGGAGCATCTGCAATTGATAAGTCAACAATATGTGATTTTACGGTCGGCAGTGGTACATTAGAATCATAGACTAGTTTCATACTGGTCAGTCGTGACTTTATTTCCCTATTTTTCACAATATGTGGGAGCATCCAGTCCTCAAGTACTGCAAAGCATTTGTCATCTCCATCCAATCCCTCAATCAGTTGAAGGAACTCTCCATTGGATTTGCTGCTGATGTAAACCCAATCTTCATCGCTTTTCCCTCTTACAAGTACAGAATCCCCAACTGTATCAAATGTTTGTACAGAGTAGTTTTTAATAAAGTTAATGATATTTATATTCCTTGTTTTGTCTTTTTCAAGCAACCTCAATGTCTTGCTACTCAAATGTTGTAATACTTTCCACTGAAGTCGTGGCTGTATTTCTGCATAGGTAAGATTATTTGGCATCACTTTCAAAAGCCTTACTTCGCATATCTCACTATCTGGCAAATAACCCATTTCGTTTACTTTTGAATAAAACAATCTCCCGAATGTAGTTATTTCACCTATGGTAACAGAGTAGTCACATACGGGCTCAATCTCGTAATTTACCGCACCTGTTTCCTCAAACAACTCCCTTGAAGCAGTTACATTAATATTTTCATTCTCTTCCCTGTG comes from the Thermoanaerobacterium aotearoense genome and includes:
- a CDS encoding GNAT family N-acetyltransferase — protein: MKIKFYNLGEISDEQFNFAVICAAYKGKWIFVRHKDRNTWEIPGGHREENENINVTASRELFEETGAVNYEIEPVCDYSVTIGEITTFGRLFYSKVNEMGYLPDSEICEVRLLKVMPNNLTYAEIQPRLQWKVLQHLSSKTLRLLEKDKTRNINIINFIKNYSVQTFDTVGDSVLVRGKSDEDWVYISSKSNGEFLQLIEGLDGDDKCFAVLEDWMLPHIVKNREIKSRLTSMKLVYDSNVPLPTVKSHIVDLSIADAPYIFENSKYKEYITIEYIEDRIKNGIGLGIYENEKLVAWAITHDDGAIGFLNVLEDYRRKGYGMDVTVAMIKRLLELGELPFVHIEEDNVKSMNLALKAGFRKDRRIHWIKLK